TTGCATTACTTGTGTTTATgctgtttattttctttgtttcctctatttttttaagatattatcAAGTTGTTTTTAATCCGTCTAATACAAGAATTAATTGGTCTTTCAAAGGTGATGTACTATAAAATATTGGTGTTGTTTGGCAAATGTTTGTACAGAACAGATTaatgagttgttaattttgaaattagtaaaatgtaatgatgtgatataaagtaaaaaaaaaaaaattatataaaaaaataaaaaatattatattgtagtgaatttttttatttgaataataaaaaaaaattattaatttgatataaaaataaaaaataaaaataaatattttgatgttaatcattttaagaaaatgtgaaaataaataaagaatagtaCACTATTCTGTTCTGTTGTTATgattaccaaacaaggccattcTGTTATGTCCTGATCATCACTGAATTATTTTCTTAAGAATTGATAGATTAGACTTGTCTTATTCCTTGTTTGTTTGCTTCTCCCCATGTGAGCATGCAAATGCTAAGGTGGAAGAGTACGTCAGCGATCAAAAAGCCCAATGTGCTcgatctttttaattttttttttttataatagcGACACTCTTTTATGATACCATGAATTTTTCCAATTGTACGAAACCAACGTGTTTACATCCCATTGGCCTTCTAACCGTACGACATATTCTCTTTATAATAACGTACGACAATCTTTTACATTTATTCATCGTGCTGAAACAACGTGTTTACCTCCCATTGGCTGGCTCTAACTGTACGACATATGACGCTTACGTCTTCTTAACAAAATGACCTCATGAATCATATGATATGTTTGACAAATAACATAACTATTACATGACAGTGGAGCACactattcacttttttttttttttttttttttcactattttacaattttttaataacaattcacattaaaatatatatattttttttcactttttatataatattaataattttattattattattgaaataaaaaattcattaaaatacaaaatttttttacttttttatacaaaacttttttactttatatcacatttaccactttttactaattctaaaaaataacaaaaataatgctacattcttaccaaaaaataaaaaaaaataatgctgcatattatatttttatctatcttttattttattgggcgGATGTGATATGACAGTATTCATCCGGCATTAGATTAGTACTTAGatcagttatttatttattttttttaaaaaaaatggtttataatCACTGTCACTTCAGCCCAACAAAATATGatgtaatatataaaattatttttaaaaaaattatggtgaCCGTAAGACTGCCGTAAATGAATTAAGAGCAACGTCAATTTAGAAGAATGAGGATAGGATGGTGACCTTTGGGGTGGAATGGTGGATGGCTCCTGGGCCTCCTCGGCTCGTCCCTGATAGTGGTAGTAAAGAAGGGGAAATGGTTCGTGGGGATGAAAAGCCGTCCCCACCCccattttttaggtttttaaataaaaaaataaataaaaaagtctcctttaatatcatatcaaataaaactttttaattttatattaaaaaaaagggtaatgAGGGACGGAAACCGTCCCATGTATCAGCTCTCGTAAAGAAGATTTCTCTTTGTCATtaccttttcacttttttgacttttttctttttttttctttttgatgaatTTATAAAAACTTTATTGGTGAAGTTTCTTTACACATATTTCAAGTTTGTGATtgattatgtataaaaaaaaaagtctttttcATCCGCATCCTTTTAATCCAAGGAAAGTGATATTCATAATTTcgtataatttaaaaagtaactTTGTTTAAAACTATGAATTATTTAGTTTATAAAGTAAATCTATTGTCAATGTATGattatattatgaaaaaaatataaaaaaagcttTCTGAATTAACAATTGATTTTTAGAATAGCCGGACCTCTTGAATTTTTAAGTgcactaatgtgacccatcaaattaccaaagtgtgccaaaaagatCATTGTtgttgaaatattcctataatacccttattttcttaaaaactataataaaaaagttaataaaaacctattttttctaaaataaataaattttaaaaaactattaatataaagttaaaaagttaaagaaagttaaaaattaattttttaattaaaaaaataaagaaaaaaaaaaggaagaaaaggggtggctcggcagccaccccaattacaaaattttaacttttagttttataaattttatatatataaataattttttttcattaacagTGACACTTGTAgtcattttattattactaATGTGACACGCTAACAGAATCCGTCATGagttttgacgaaatttgactacaatgagtgctttagttttataaatatatatttttaatatattgattttttttagtaagtgtAACAAAAGTCATCATTTTGTTGGTATTGACGTTGATACTATTAGAATCCGTAGGCCCAAGGACCAACAGTaaaaatttctctattttgcTGGTTGCCCGCTGTCGGTCTAAGTCTTACCAAAATCTACATCAACATTAATTGATGAAATTTGTATTTAGGTCTAACTTTCATTCAGAGttaaatcagaaaattaaaagaattacgGTGATTTTAGGTTATATATGCTATGTTAATAAATATTGTCTTGTACAATATGTAGGAAGAATATATATACTGAATGTTGAAATTTGGCCCATCTACTTATACATGTGATCATTATTGAGTTAAATTATGCTACTTGAAAAGGACAGTAAAATCAAAGAGgcttctcataaaaaaaaaaaaaaaaaattaaaaaaaattaaaaaaaaaaacgttcaATTTTCTGTTTGGATAGTGGAATCTAATTTcccttattaatttttaatttaaaagttgaTGCCCAAAAAAAGGACAGGACATATTGGTCTTGCAATTGGCAGGCACAAGGACCGAAGTTTGgtttgaatttaagaacaaACGATTGCGTTGCGTTCACACTCTATTGGTTGCGTTTAGAAATTGGTGTCCCGCTCCAGTGCATGCAATGGTTAATTATCTTGTGGGCAACGAAATCGGGTTGATATACTATCTTCTTGGTAGGCAACCAATAGGCGGTTGTAGTGCCAGTGACACGGATTAAGATCCACGGCAATTTCTCAAAATTGCCGTGGTagtttttttgctattttaggCCGTTAGATGCATCTAACGGCCTAAAACATGCCACCTACTAAAAAGTAGGTGGCCTCGAGAATGCAGCAAAATTTTACTTTCCCTCCCAAGTTCCGCACGTTTGTTGAGaactcaaacaaaaaaaataaaaataaaaaagcgtCTTCTTGGCTTCTTCTTCCCTCTTCTTGTCCCTTTTCAGTTCCCTTGTAAGATTTTATCTctatatatggcctatatgccacataaggaagcatttattaataatttaataaataaatagtatatacggtattacggttatgtaatttaattaatttaaattaccataatggaatcgattaattgatttaaaatcaattaataatattgtttccttgatgggaggaacaatacggtatttaccatatttgagggtccctgacctagcctataaataaacagcctgtgtacaccatcagtacggcaatacggTAATaagcataggttagaagatccctcaaataatattttcttgttcttcagatggatcgtggaaacgcttgagcaaatatggctagaggtaagcctgaatcctgtcttatttgttttccgctgcgcatgttaggttaaagaaataattgttatttaattatttttaacatgtggtatcagagcaacctctatgctattttgtttaGCATTAAGGCTTTGttggattcattttttttttttcctctgtgaacataatttatttattttttaatataattttgttcacgtactgttggAAAGCATAAgggtattttcttttgtttataccGTCTGTGTTGTGAAGAACTGCTGAGCATAAAAAATATTGGATTGCTGTTTTGCCCTTATGAAACCCACTATGCACTGCCATGAGACCCATTGGAGAAAATCCAGCCGTGAAACCCACTTTGGAGACCGCCGGCCAGCCCGTGATCCACCGGCCATTACGGTACCACTCGGTGGCGCCGGCCCTCTTCGTGGCCGGCGTCCAGCGGCCTCTTCCCTCGTCGGGCGCTTGGCTTCTGGATGCGCGACGACCCACAGGGTCGCCTTGACGGCTGAGCTACGGCCCTTTGTGGCCGCTGCCTCCCGGAAAACGGCAACCCATAAGGGTTGCCGTTAGCCATCAAGCAACGGCGGCCCTTGGGTCGCCGTCAGTGCCCAGTAGTGGCCCTTTTCGGCCGCTGCTTTTCTCCGGTAAACAGCGACCTACGGGTCGCTGTGGTCGTCAGAGCGGCGGCCTCTCTTGGCCGCCGCATAAGGGGCGGCATTGGGTGGCGGCGGCAGGGGTGGAGGAGGGGTGGCGGCTGGGGCTTTCTTTttcaggttttagggtttttcaaACCATTGAGATAAAtacgggtcgggtcgggtttTTTCGGGCTGGGGCTTAATTTCAAGGCCTGGGCCACCGGgttagggtttcgacccataaGGAAATTCGGGTCGGGTGGATATGGTATCGGGTCGGGTTTAAAACCCACAAGCACAACCCGATATCAAGTGGGCTGACCCGAATGGATCAGCCCAATCAAGGAACTGACCCACTCGGGTCAGCCCAATCCAAGTGCTGACCCATTGGGTCAGCCCAAGAGACCCTATtcagttaaaaaaagaaaaaaaagaaaaaaaaaaaaaagggggcccATTTTCAGTGGGTTTGACCCAGCCctataaaaagatccactagcCCAATGCCAcaacccatcaagttctttttaaaaggggaatttaggccttatggtgtttagaacttgggttcaccaagtgtaaagagccttggccacctactaaaccattgggccatgttttttattatgtcctcatattgcaGTTTTATTCCACTTATTATTTATAGTGttgtattttaagattattgtttctttaatacatatattgaggaatatattttaattgttgaatttatattgtttaaatataaattgcttgatgcctagacctaagaataattaacaataccatctatactggtgtgtttacagtaatatctaagaatgcaatgtcggagaaagttctggcaaggaaagtcttgggatttaagtgtgtccggtgtgacccccctcactttcctgggagcttatctgcttgcaccttgaaaaatgctgtttaccccatttaagtattggtttgttatattcctagggctattaagggggcatctataaagttgttagatgttaatgaagtagcaattatcatgataattttgggagagccacagcatcccaattttgaatgacaattgcatcaagattacacacacgtaattatcataataattatgggagagccaaagcatcccatttttgtatgataattacatcaggatcacacgcatgaatctcataaagatttattagatgttcatgaattacagcatgattattatgattttgggagagccaaagcatcctaattttgtaataattgcataaggatcgtacacatgaacttcatatagaaaatttaacatcgtattgtaattaactcataaatttaattacctatccccaaagagaagtttttatttttatgacttaattagaatgagataacaaatttagtattaaaagtaaaatttatttcggttgcccaaaggtacgaagaattttatttattaatatttaaatttattaatcttATCATGCGTCTAACACTTCatagtttcttcttctttttttttttttctttttttaaattaaaaaaaaaaaagaaaaagtttcaaCATGTTGGCAGATTCCCAAGAGGAATTTTATTTAGTCCATTTTTCATAACATGAAGAAAGTGTTCATGAATCATGAAcacttgaaggaaaaaaaaaaaaaaaaacaaaccttCTATCAATTGGTTATATTACCAATAGATATAAATCTATTTAACTCATCCATAACGGAGGTTTTTCAATAAAGGTTGAAGGGACGATTGGAGATCCGTATTATTATATTTGCTCCATTTTCTTTGGATAGGATCAGtaagcaataatttttttttttttttttttatgagacaagttacatatatattttttgtatatatttttttaaaaaaattaataattgaatCTGTAGGACCTACATATGGGTCTTTGTGATattctacaaattcaatgattaattaatttaaaaatgagatgtatgagaaatgtacaaatatcatttcacTTTTTCTATTCGGACAAGAGATCCCTGCTTGCAACCCCTGGCTACAATCTTTCCTGATCTTCatcttcgaaaaaaaaaaattaaaaaggttgGACATCCAAATTAAAGTAGGGTACGAAATGGACACAATATGTAGATGACAATATTATCCAATACGATGGAACTATTCCTCATTAACCAATGATGTCATCTTATTTTCGGCCTTAACTTCAAAATCAAAGGTGTGATATGGGCTAAAgcttacaattttttatatgatttataaACTTAATAGGAACGTGACACTGTATTAACTAAGTAGGGTCGAGAGCTTTAACCTGTTCAATTAAACTGActgtttgaattatttaattaattaatcatattGGTTCGAATGATGCGGTCCAACCAATAGAGCTAGCTAGGGATCGATATATAGTACTAAAGCGACTGCCATTATTGTTGGAGGAGGACCGTGAACTGATCGATGATAGAATTTAGTTATTAATTAGCTAGGaaacttcttttatttaaaagtcATGATTACAACTTCATGTAGCACTCATAAACCTTACTAATAGTTTCTAATCCTATGAAGCAAGAGTAAAGAAGACCCATATACGTATAACAACGCATAACAGAGGAAACAAGCATGCACTTCCATTTACATGACTCTGCATTCTGATGGATTTTCTTCACAAAAGTAATCACAGCGGCTCACGTAGCAACCCCTAGACCCACCACAACCACAAGAACAGGGGAGCGGCTGGCCAGGGCGGCTCACGTTGCAACCCCTAGACCCACCACAACCACAAGAACAGGGGAGCGGCTGGCGGCTCACGTTGCAACCCCTAGACCCACCACAACCACAAGAACAAGGGAGCGGCTGGCCAGGACATGGTTTGCAACGCACATCAATCGGGTAAGGTGGTAAGCAAACCGGTATAAACACAGGGACCTTGCAAGGCGGCGGAGGAGGCCGTGGAGGAGTCTTATCCCGCTTCTGGGCAGGAGGAGTTGAAAGCTTCGGGCCCGGGGGCGGAGGAGGTGGAGGTTTGATCTCAATGCACATAATGCATTTACCACCCTTGCAGCGTATCTTTTGCATAATCTTTTCGGGACAGGAGCTCACCACTTTGATTGTCACCTTGTTTTGCTTCTCGTCGTATATCTGGTCTTGTACTTCtgttgttaacaaaaattcaacaccaCATAGAAAGAAACTCAgtccttaattttctttttcgcTTTGTTGCTTTATCAGTAAGCGTGTCAAATAACAACCAAAAGCACAACAAGCACGTACATTCATACACATACagaaagacagagagagagagagagagagagactcacgTGGGAATTTACATAGAactttcttcaccttcttgtaGCAGCGACAGCACTGAAGATCAACAACCTTCAGCACCATCATTGTTGTGACGACCTACGAAAGTACGGAAATTCTAAATCCATATCAAGCCaaaatatgattaattaattagccCAAATTACAAATGTTATTAAGTGCATGAAGAAAAATATCGAAAACTTTACAAAACCTTCTCCGCCATGGCTGTGACCTCAGATCAATCTTAGCCTCAGAGCAGATTGAAGAGACTGCTTTATATAGactaataaaaagtaaagacTATGTATGGCTGAAGAGCTCAAGCGGAGACGTACGGAACAATTATGTTTATTTAGGGATGGCCCAATATAATTCTAAAATactcacaaatatatatatatatataattctaaaataaaatatatatacaggCTTACTCCGCCTGTAAGCCTTCCCTGCCATAGTGCCATATTGGATGATGATCATATTCGTGAAATTAATGAAATTCATGCTAGCTAAATGACAAAATGctcgttattaattaattataaagaGCATATATATTTCGTGCGGTTAGAGCCAATGGGATGTAAACACGTTGGTTTCGCACATTGAAAGATTCATGCTATCATAGAAAAATGGTGACCATTTTGTTACGGGCTTTGATTTACCCTTCTCACCTTCCGGCCCTCTCAATCAAAACAAGATGATATTCTAAGTTACATAGTTAGGTCAGGTTCAATTATGGGCCACACACCCTCACATGGAAGCAAACAATGAAACAAACAAGGAAACGTGACAAATTAAGGAGTCTCACCAAGTTATACGATAAGTCTCATTTCTCAATTCCATTAGAATTAATATTGTAATTCAATCTGTCCTATCTCTCTTGATCATTTCTGAGTACATCACCTTAGAAGGTGATAGACCAGCTAACTCTTTTGTTGGAAAGACTATATAAATACAACTCGATAATCTCTCgcaacaaactaaaaaaacaaagaagataaACTGAAAAGTTAAGACTTCAACCTATTTCGTACTTAAACTTATTTCATACTAAACTGACCTGATATAGCGCTAGATCATATCTCAAATTGAGTTACATGCACCAAGATCATAACAATAAtgcccttccttttttttctttctaaaagaaattatatatatatatatatatatatatattctacattTTCATCACACTTTATTGATACGGCATTATCAATCAATCTtaagatttcttttcttttaaaacaagTGTTAATTTAAGGGCTATTTGGCAGTGCCAAATCAAAAAAGTGGGATAAAAGTATAGCATATGAGATCATATATTTGGCATCAACTAGGGTAATATTATGGTCTCGTTTGGTTtacggaatgactattccattagaaaaatgaatagctattcttagGAATAAAAGGTAGTAGAATGAAATGGCTATTCctactctttagtttggtaaacactcatatattttaattggaatccaatcaaaattactaaaaaaactccacattttaaaataaaaataaaaagaaaatcaaattattaaaaaaccaaagaaaaagaataaaaaaaaaaaaaaagaaaacccatgggtggccggctacccattggggtggttggCCGCCCACCAAGAGCCGGGGGTGGCCCACCACCTCCGAAGAgaattgggggtggccgcgcttaggggtggcctgtgccacccccaaaagcacggggggtggtcgcaccacccccgacTCCATATATGGGCTggccattggggtggtcggccagccaatgaagggtttgaatttttttttttttttttaattttttgtatatatatataaatataaaataaatggtttttttttttttttttttctgaaaaatattgcatttaccctaaagaatagctattcctcttattttttagaggaatatgtattcaTCTTCATAAAGAAATAGATATTccaatgagaataactattccaaagaATAGAATAGCCATTCTATTCCAGGAgtctattccgcgaaccaaacgtgACATATATACAAAATTTTACCCCACATTAATGCTGATGTGGCACCTCTAACAAActcttggattttttatttttttttagataaggaTTGATCCAATAGTCAATTGAGACTTCTATCACGTCAGCATTATAATATATTGTgcgataaaaatatagtttctaatATTAGTCAACCAAATAAgttagggcatgtttgggtaatgTACCTCttagattttattatttttcaattttttttttaattaaaattctacttaagttttatctaatttttttctaattttgtttcacgttctctaaaccatccaaacataattttaaaaacaattttttttgatattcataattt
This DNA window, taken from Alnus glutinosa chromosome 5, dhAlnGlut1.1, whole genome shotgun sequence, encodes the following:
- the LOC133868743 gene encoding protein PYRICULARIA ORYZAE RESISTANCE 21-like isoform X2, with protein sequence MAEKVVTTMMVLKVVDLQCCRCYKKVKKVLCKFPQVQDQIYDEKQNKVTIKVVSSCPEKIMQKIRCKGGKCIMCIEIKPPPPPPPGPKLSTPPAQKRDKTPPRPPPPPCKVPVFIPVCLPPYPIDVRCKPCPGQPLPCSCGCGGSRGCNVSRQPLPCSCGCGGSRGCNVSRPGQPLPCSCGCGGSRGCYVSRCDYFCEENPSECRVM
- the LOC133868743 gene encoding protein PYRICULARIA ORYZAE RESISTANCE 21-like isoform X5, translating into MMVLKVVDLQCCRCYKKVKKVLCKFPQVQDQIYDEKQNKVTIKVVSSCPEKIMQKIRCKGGKCIMCIEIKPPPPPPPGPKLSTPPAQKRDKTPPRPPPPPCKVPVFIPVCLPPYPIDVRCKPCPGQPLPCSCGCGGSRGCNVSRQPLPCSCGCGGSRGCNVSRPGQPLPCSCGCGGSRGCYVSRCDYFCEENPSECRVM
- the LOC133868743 gene encoding protein PYRICULARIA ORYZAE RESISTANCE 21-like isoform X3 yields the protein MAEKVVTTMMVLKVVDLQCCRCYKKVKKVLCKFPQVQDQIYDEKQNKVTIKVVSSCPEKIMQKIRCKGGKCIMCIEIKPPPPPPPGPKLSTPPAQKRDKTPPRPPPPPCKVPVFIPVCLPPYPIDVRCKPCPGQPLPCSCGCGGSRGCNVSRQPLPCSCGCGGSRGCNVSRPGQPLPCSCGCGGSRGCYVSRCDYFCEENPSECRVM